acaaaattaaaaaaataaaaataaaaaaataaaacaacccCTCAAGCAAGATTGTTTTCGACACGCACTTTAGGTCTCTAGGGATTTTCTGGGTACCATTTCTCTCAACCTTCTTCTGAAATTTCCCTTCTTTTAATTGCTTAGATCGTTCTTGATTTGATGCATTTGCAATAGCTTAGGGGCAGATCCGGATTGCAACTTTAATTTTCCTTCGGTAATTGGGAGTTTTCTTTGTAATTAACTCGATTTGTTTGATAATTGAATCAGAAATGTGTTACTTGGAGATGTGGTTTAATTATCTTTGTGGAAATGCTTATTATGCATGTGTAGAAGATGCTCAAATGTTAATCTCACACAAAGCTAACTGCCaatatcatgttttttttttgtgtatcaGAATTAAGTTGTTAATATgaattatttgtgaaacataaTAATGCAGAAGCTACACTTGGAGCCTGAAGCTAGGTCTACACTTTGATCTAGTGCTTGTGTTGTAGTCAGAGTTATGAATCCAATGCAAGGGCAGCAGAGTACTGGTGGTGGTTCATCCACTGATTTGAACCAGGGAGATAATGAACCGGTCTATAACGCAGAGAGCTCTTTGAACACCATGATGAATCCAGTGGACAACGGACCAACATACGAAAGCCCGAGTTCTCATAACTGGTGGAGGCTTGGGGAATCCAGCTCCGTGTCAGGGCCATCTGATATCAAGACAAATCACCAGCTGCAACACGGAGGGGTTCATGCAGCTGGTTACAACATGAGAAATGGACCCGCTTTCTTGCGCGGTTCAAGCTCTAATGCTGCAAATATGAGCATGGACATGGACAGCAGCGATGATGACTATGGTGCGCGGCCTTCCGGGCTCGTATTCCGTCATAGTAGCTATGGGAGTTCGTTAGGGAGTTCGGTCCAGGCCACTGGAGAGAGCAGCAGTGGCCCGGCCGCCTCTTCCTTGGATGGTTGGGGTTCGTCCTGCAAAAGAAAGGCTTTTGAAGCAGCAGCAGCATCAGCAGCTCCTAGTCCTACTCTTCCTGACTGTTCAGGTCTTTCTCATTATGGTGCTTCGAGTAGTTTGAGTCTGGCTACACCCTCGCAAACTTCTCCAAACCGGATGGAACACATGTTTGGATctggtggtggtggaagagCGGTTGCAACCAATGCTTTTCATTCTGACACTTCATCTAGAACTGGCAGAAGATTAAATCTGAGGCACCCTCAGGAGTATGCAGGATTCAGCATATCTCATAGTGGAGGTTCTATGCAGCAGAGTTTACCATTAAACTCTCCTCAAGATGTGAGATCAAGCAGTGGTGAGAACCAGTTAGTCCATCTCCCTGCTTTGGCAAGGAACATACCCCAGTTTGCTTGGGATACTTCTCTCAGTTCAAGAGCAAGTACTTCTTCTTCAGGTATTGGGATGCCTGCAGAGCTATTCGGACCACCGAGAAGCAATCCAGAGCAGCAGCCGCCCATGTTTGCACCTCCTGTGCATGATCAATCTATCTGGAGCTTCACTCGTGGAAACCCTCCTTCAACTATAGATGCGCAGCAGATGAGTCCGGCGTGGATTCCTCCTCCTCAGAGCGCCCCTCCACCGAGAACATCAGAGCTTTCTCCTTGGTCTTTATTTCCCAGTGTTGAATCTCAATCTACTACTAGTCATGGACCTGCTGCATCTCTTCCTTTATTGCCTTCTGTTTCCTCAAACGAGGCAATGCCGTCTAGTTCTTCTAGTAGCCGCAGCCATCGCTCACGGCAGAGAAGGTCAGGGCTGTTATCCGAGAGGCAGAGTGAGCTTCTCCACTTGCGCCACTTAGGGAGGAGCTTAGCTGCTGACAGTGATGGAAGGAACCACCTCATCTCCGAGGTCTGTGTTCTGTAAAAATACTCGCTCTTCATTAGCAACTGCCACGTGTGACTAGTTTAATATAGTTGCACTTGTTcgtcttattttttttgtagatacGTCAGGTGTTGACCGCCATGAGAAGAGGGGAGAATTTACGGATTGAggtaataattttattatgaaaCCGTTACAGAGTATTTGTTAtgaaccctttttttttttctaaatcatcAGATATTATGTTTTCTTCAAATGAAATAGGATTACATGGTGTTCGATCCACTTATCTTCCAGAGTATGACTGAGATGCACGATAGGCATCGGGAAATGCGCCTTGATGTTGACAACATGTCGTACGAAGTgagtattaattaattaattaattaccacTTTTTTGACTGTTTTATAGCAATCGCCAATATCATGTGTGGGAATATGAATGTTAGGAGCTGTTGGCGCTTGGGGAACGCATAGGAGATGTGAGCACTGGTCTAAGGGAAGATGTCATTTTGAAGACGATGAAACAACACAAATGTACGTCGTCTTCTGCTGAGTTGCATCAGGACATAGAGCCTTGCTGCATTTGTCAGGTATATTTAACTATGGACTTTttaagtgtgtgtgtgtgtgtctccTGTAACCTTCTTGACTATTCTACATTGATCATGCATCTGTACATTGCTGTTTTGACAGGAAGAGTATGCAGAAGGTGATGATCTTGGGACCTTGGAGTGTGGCCATGAATTCCACAAGGACTGTATTAAACAATGGGTCATGCTCAAGAATCTCTGCCCCATTTGCAAGACTGTCGCATTAACGACGTGATAGTAACTGTACCTCCTGGCTCCATTCATCATTGCGATGCCAaaagaataattttaaaaagtagaGATCTTATAGATCTGTTCTATCCATCCATGTCTCATCTGAAAATTTAATTGTTATGCTTAACTCGTTGTGTGACTGTTCTAAGAACGTTATGACAGATTATTCATAAAATAGCCATGGGAACGGAATAATTCCTCTTTTTACTAGAATCATTGTTGATAGGGATAACAGGCCTTTTAATTTCTTTCAAAGACTACATGGCAACCATATAATTGTCAAAGTGTATTGCAGATCGAGCTTTGAACTCTTCCAAGTTCCTCTCGCTCTGAACCAAGTCTGTATCTGACAGTTCATCAAATAAAAGTCCTAAGTTGGTAGTGATAAAAAGAGACTATTCGGTTTGGAGTTCTTAAGATGAACAAATCTCTTGTTGCCTTAACCATCCACTGCAATCACATCActcattttcttgaaaatataAACAACCTTAGGCTAACCATTTTGGTACTCAGAAATAACACGGGTCAGAGGCATTTATCCACTTGAAAGGCTCCAAAAAAGCTTTACTAGCTGTCCTTTCAATCCATTTAATCTCCAGGCGTTACTCACATGGTGGACTCAATGTGACCAAGAGGAGAAGGACGTAAGCTCAAGAAAATAAGCTTGATCATTGCTGCTACAGAGGAAGTGCTACATATACAGAATGGAGTGTGAGACAATTATGGAAAGATGACATATCAGTCTAACATTGGTTCTGGAAGATTACTTTGGCGAGAAGCAATTAGATTTGGATTTATCATAATATTAGGAAACAAGATAGTATGGATGAAGGGGCGTATATGAATAACTTTGGGGAGTTAGGTCATCGTTACGCTTTATAGAGATGAGATTTGCGTGTTCTTGACAGCTTAGGTTAGACATTGGTGAGTGTAACTCGAGAGATTAGAAATCGATCCGTCTCTAGTCATGTGTAAGAGAGTAAATCGGATTAGACATTGGTGAGTGTAGCTCGAGAAATTAGAAATTGATCCGTCTCTAGTCGTGTGTGTATGAGAGTAAATCGGATTAGACATTGGTGAGTGTAGCTCGAGAGATTAGAAATTGATCTGTTTCTAGTTGTGTGTGTGTGGGTAAATCGGATTAAATAGATCTATGtagattgttttaaaaaattctaatataCAAGAAAGAGTTTTTGAAAGAGTTATGCTTGTTCTGGTTGTTTGTTTTGTCCCTGAACTTCCATTTGATATCATGGAAACCATAAAGAAATTTGTCACATTACAAAATTCTATCATGTTAGATGGAAGCAATTTTCGATTGGAAAGCTAGGATGTGACACATTATCAGAGGAATATATAAGGATGCTTGGACAGCTGTTGAACAAGGATGGTTGCTCCCACCATGCTTATATAAGACAAGAAACTTGCGCACCTAAAGAAAGATGGACTGATTCGGACAAGGCAACATCTAAATTCAACTCAAAGGCATTAACAACAATTTTTTCTGCTGTTGACCTAAATaaactcaaaatattttaagGGTGTGAATCAGCTAAAGAAGTATGGATACATTGATCACTTACTTTGAAGGAAATACAAGTATAAGAAGAACTAGGATTGATCACTTGGTGTCCAGATTTGAAAATCTCAGAATGGGAGATGATGAATCAATTGTTGGATTCATATCTAAGATTAGCAAGATAGCAAATGAATCTGCAGTCCTTGGTAAAAATTACACGGAAAAGAGCTTGGGCAAGAAGCTGATGAGGTATCTATCTACCCCCTCGGTTTGAACCTTAATTACAAAGCTGTCTTAAACATCGTGTTGACATTGATGATATGGAATTTAATCAACTCCCTGGTATCCTTAAAGTTCAAGACCTGAAGAAGTCTGATGAGAGCTAAATCAAAGGAAGAAGATAGAGTGACGCGTATTGAGGACAACTTGAGTCTGATGGCTAGAAACTTCAACAAATGATTAAGAGAGTTAAAAAGGGAAAAAGCTGCTATGGTGGACAAATTCAAAAGCATGAGTCTGATCGCTTCAATTCTCATTCTTCCCGTTCTTATATGTCAAAGGGAAATAGAAAGAAAGACTTGCAGTGTCAAACAATCTAAAGAAGGAAAAATCTCTTGTGTGCTTTAGTGATACTAAGTCTGAAAGTGACAGTGATAATGAAGAACTTCTTCACAATTTCGTGGCTCTGGTTGGATAAGATGAAACACATGAATTTCAGTTAAGCTTTGATTCATATTCAGAGTCAGAAGTAAAAGAAGATGTTCACAACGCCGATATCAAAACTGAAGACCGAGCTCACTTTGATAAATTTGCTAAACTTTGCCATGAAAATACGCAACTCATCAAAGATAAAGCTATGCTACATACACATGTGAACATTCTAGAAGTACCCtctcagttttttttgtttcttccaaCACTTGTAAGATTTTGTAACTactgttgatttttttttaaccaataaGACTTGTAACAAATTTCTTTAAGTGAGCATTTTCTCTACATTTTCAAAGATTTTATACAAACAATTGAAACATATACTAATATAggtctttttcaaaaaaaaaaaaacatatactaATATAGGTGCTTTTCTGGTCAATAGCACATGCAtgttcttattttgtttt
The nucleotide sequence above comes from Brassica napus cultivar Da-Ae chromosome A9, Da-Ae, whole genome shotgun sequence. Encoded proteins:
- the LOC106446819 gene encoding E3 ubiquitin-protein ligase MBR1 — protein: MNPMQGQQSTGGGSSTDLNQGDNEPVYNAESSLNTMMNPVDNGPTYESPSSHNWWRLGESSSVSGPSDIKTNHQLQHGGVHAAGYNMRNGPAFLRGSSSNAANMSMDMDSSDDDYGARPSGLVFRHSSYGSSLGSSVQATGESSSGPAASSLDGWGSSCKRKAFEAAAASAAPSPTLPDCSGLSHYGASSSLSLATPSQTSPNRMEHMFGSGGGGRAVATNAFHSDTSSRTGRRLNLRHPQEYAGFSISHSGGSMQQSLPLNSPQDVRSSSGENQLVHLPALARNIPQFAWDTSLSSRASTSSSGIGMPAELFGPPRSNPEQQPPMFAPPVHDQSIWSFTRGNPPSTIDAQQMSPAWIPPPQSAPPPRTSELSPWSLFPSVESQSTTSHGPAASLPLLPSVSSNEAMPSSSSSSRSHRSRQRRSGLLSERQSELLHLRHLGRSLAADSDGRNHLISEIRQVLTAMRRGENLRIEDYMVFDPLIFQSMTEMHDRHREMRLDVDNMSYEELLALGERIGDVSTGLREDVILKTMKQHKCTSSSAELHQDIEPCCICQEEYAEGDDLGTLECGHEFHKDCIKQWVMLKNLCPICKTVALTT